The Phycisphaerae bacterium genome contains the following window.
CCGAAACGAGAAGCCCGATCCCGAAATGGCGGAAAGAGCGCAGGCACCGATGACGACCGAGAGTGGCAAGACAAACACTTCGCTGAACCCGGCGGCTCCGACCGGGGCGACGATGCCCTTGTCTGCGACGGCGAGCCAACGGCGGCATCCCCAGCGAGTCCGCTGGTCGAGGGAAAGGGGTGCGCCCCGACCTTGGACCGGCTTGTGGCGGCGTACATTGAGTTTCAGCGTGGTCGGGTTGCGCCGTACCGCGACGAACCCAATGACCGGGCGAACATCACGCCCCGAGTGTTCGCGGACATCGAGGCGCAGGCGTGCGACATTTTGCTTTGGTGCAAGATGCATTTCAAAGATCGGTTGGAAGTTGAGCCGTTCGCGGACCTGATGACCGAAAACCACTACAAGGTCATGATGGCCGACTTTGCGCGAGGCGGGTGGGACAAGGAAAAACGCAAGAAGGCAATGGGGCCGTCGCAGATGAACAAGCGACGGCAGCGGTTCTGGAACATCATCCGTTTCGCACGATCCGCCGAGATGGCTCTGTTGTTGCCCTTCAAGGCGGAGGACGTACAGGGCTCCTGCGGAGGCAATGATCTCGGGCGAAATCGGCAGTTCCCCACGGTAGAAGAACTTAAGACATTGCTTCGGGCCGCCGATCCCAAAATGAAATTGTGGATGGTGATGGCGATGGGGCTCGGTTTTACCAGTGACGACATTGCCCGCGCGTGTCCCGAAAACCTCGGGATCGACAAATTTGATCAAGCCCGATGGAAGACCCGTCGGTTGTTCCCGCGAGGCGGAGGGATGCCTCCGTTGGTCTGGACCCTCTTGCAGCGGTACTTGCGTGACAATCCAAGGGAACGCGGGGAGTTGTTGTTCCGCACTCGGTTGGGCAATCCCATCGTCAGCATTCGGAACAAGACTCCGGACGAAATGAAAGCCGCAGCGGAGAGCGGTCGGTTGGTCGTGAACAGCTACACTCGGAGTGACAGCCTCCAACAAGCGTTTTACAAACTGCAAAGAAAGACCGGGGTTACTGTGAAAGGGGGCTTCTCCACGTTCCGCACGCTGGCCGCTACGGCTTTGGCCAGTTCGCCCGGCGTCAGCGGCAACGAGGTCCGAACATTCTTGGGGCAGGGCAACACCGATGCGGTGGACATCTACATCAAAAAGCTGACTCCCCAGACCCACGAGGTTGTGACATGGGTCAATCAGGTGCTTGACTCGACCGATGTGGAGTCGCTGTGGTGATCGGTAGAGCGGAAACATCCCCCGTAGCGGCATCGGCGGGGACGTTCATGTTCAACAGGAGGAGCCGTGGGCTTTTGGGGAATCGTTTGCTGAACGGGCAGAGCGGTGTATGACCGGTTGAAGTGTCTTGGTGAGGTTGAAAGGTCGTGTGTGCGGGAGATGCTGGCCTTGACGGTTTAGCGACGCCCAGCTTCGATGTCGTCGGTGTCGAGCAGTCGGTTGACCCACTCCACGAGGGGCCGGGTCTGCGGGGTCAGTGGCCGCATATACCGGTCAGCGGCATCGCTCTTGCCGTGACCGAGGAAAGCCTTGACCTCGGCGAGCGAGACGCCGGGGCGGGCCGCGAAGGCTGTGGCCGCGATGACCCGCAGGGTGTAAAAGCCGCCCGCGATGGTGACGCCGGACTTCTTCTGGAGCTTGAAGAACGCCTGTTGGATACTATCGCTGCGGGTGTAGCTGAGCGGCGTTTTGTCGGGCGAGGACTTCTTCTGTTTGAGGATCTGCTCCGGGGGCTTTTCGGTGATGGAGACCAAGGGCCGACCCCGTCGCGTGGCGAACAGGAGTTCATTCGGCTGGCGCGGGTTCGCTTGGAGGTAGTTTTGCAGGAGTGCATGCACCCGTCTGGGCATCGTGCCGTTACGGGCGAACTGGTTGCCGGTCTTCCACCGGCTCATGTCGTAACCCTCAAGGTCGAAGTTCTTGGGGCAGCAGCGGGCAAGATCGTCGTTCCCGAAGCCCAGACCGAGCGCCATCCACATCCAGAGACGCATCTTATCGTCGGCGGACTCCAGCAGCTTGACGAGGTCCGCCACGGTGGGAAGCTCGCGATTGCGGCGGATGTCGTTGCCCCCGAATTGACGCACGTCGTCCGGGCCGAAGGTGAGTCGGACATCCATGCCCGATTGCCGGGCGAACTTGATCAAGTTCCAGAACCGCTGCCTGCGTTTGTTGA
Protein-coding sequences here:
- a CDS encoding site-specific integrase, which codes for MFADIEAQACDILLWCKMHFKDRLEVEPFADLMTENHYKVMMADFARGGWDKEKRKKAMGPSQMNKRRQRFWNIIRFARSAEMALLLPFKAEDVQGSCGGNDLGRNRQFPTVEELKTLLRAADPKMKLWMVMAMGLGFTSDDIARACPENLGIDKFDQARWKTRRLFPRGGGMPPLVWTLLQRYLRDNPRERGELLFRTRLGNPIVSIRNKTPDEMKAAAESGRLVVNSYTRSDSLQQAFYKLQRKTGVTVKGGFSTFRTLAATALASSPGVSGNEVRTFLGQGNTDAVDIYIKKLTPQTHEVVTWVNQVLDSTDVESLW
- a CDS encoding site-specific integrase; protein product: MAQTRFRIPKLSEKPEPGKGVFYSTYRAEGKSLRKRFTRDREESFRMYLCWLADRYGIRSAETRNGRGSGPPQPRTPTLGEIVHAHAEGLRGLVIKYGIAVHRGTITRRVYEDNCAQAHDILDWCGRRFGDQLAVRPFAELMNANDYNQMMADFTRGEWQPNRSALGPSQLNKRRQRFWNLIKFARQSGMDVRLTFGPDDVRQFGGNDIRRNRELPTVADLVKLLESADDKMRLWMWMALGLGFGNDDLARCCPKNFDLEGYDMSRWKTGNQFARNGTMPRRVHALLQNYLQANPRQPNELLFATRRGRPLVSITEKPPEQILKQKKSSPDKTPLSYTRSDSIQQAFFKLQKKSGVTIAGGFYTLRVIAATAFAARPGVSLAEVKAFLGHGKSDAADRYMRPLTPQTRPLVEWVNRLLDTDDIEAGRR